In Duganella zoogloeoides, a single genomic region encodes these proteins:
- a CDS encoding sigma-54-dependent Fis family transcriptional regulator, translating to MPSATDLNSSTVASAWADNMPLIIETSHQRSQRYGLRPESPADYGPLARSELSLLIERNRLLHAHAVPAMETLYQQIVNTHNMVILTDSTGVIVHTLGDDDFLEKANRVALQPGVAWSEASKGTNAIGTAIAEKSPTLVHADQHYLSANHFLTCSAAPITDHLGNVVGVLDVSGDQRSFHKHTMALVRMSALMIENQLFAATFEDAITLHFHTRPEFIGTLMEGIASFSPGGRFLAANRNGLFQLGLPFTALQSHTFSSLFGLPVSALYDHYRTAAPGLLNLCMHNGVRVYGRAQLRLANGALRQSLTDEHPSVANTPQPAAISSQAAAHNRRLSGLRYLRTGDPQLELVLDKVTRVLGRDIPIMIMGETGTGKELLAQAIHNDSPRAMSPFVAVNCASIPETLIESELFGYEDGAFTGARKKGAVGKILQANGGTLFLDEIGDMPFSLQARLLRVLQERMVTPLGSDKSIPVNVELICATNHNLRERMARGQFREDLYYRLNGLVVKLPPLRERTDLETVVKKILATESDGGRYQVSAEILTLFRQHRWPGNFRQLTNLLRTAIVMAGDETDIGLRHMPDDFLDDITHDQPQQQEANTERLLAHGANLEEMEQSVILKSLEAHGGNVSATARALGVSRNTIYRKLPHLKH from the coding sequence ATGCCATCTGCTACAGATCTGAACAGTTCTACGGTCGCTTCCGCCTGGGCCGACAATATGCCGCTGATTATCGAGACGTCGCACCAGCGCTCGCAGCGCTATGGATTGCGGCCCGAGTCCCCCGCCGACTACGGCCCCCTCGCCCGCAGCGAACTGTCGCTCCTGATAGAACGCAATCGCCTGCTGCACGCCCATGCGGTACCGGCCATGGAAACGCTGTACCAGCAAATCGTCAACACGCACAATATGGTGATCCTGACCGATTCCACCGGCGTCATCGTCCATACCCTGGGCGACGACGACTTCCTGGAAAAAGCCAACCGTGTGGCGCTGCAGCCAGGCGTGGCCTGGTCCGAGGCCAGCAAGGGCACCAATGCGATCGGCACCGCGATTGCCGAGAAATCGCCAACGCTGGTGCATGCCGACCAACATTACCTGTCCGCCAACCACTTCCTCACCTGCTCGGCCGCACCGATTACCGACCACCTGGGCAATGTGGTCGGTGTGCTCGACGTATCGGGCGACCAGCGCAGCTTCCACAAGCACACCATGGCGCTGGTGCGCATGTCGGCACTGATGATCGAGAACCAGCTGTTCGCGGCCACCTTCGAGGATGCGATCACGCTGCACTTCCACACCCGGCCGGAATTTATCGGCACGCTGATGGAAGGTATCGCTTCGTTCAGCCCCGGCGGACGCTTTCTGGCCGCGAATCGCAACGGCCTGTTCCAGCTCGGGTTGCCGTTCACCGCGCTGCAATCGCACACCTTCAGCTCCCTGTTCGGATTGCCCGTATCGGCGCTGTACGACCATTACCGCACCGCCGCCCCCGGCCTGCTTAACCTGTGCATGCACAACGGCGTGCGCGTGTACGGACGCGCGCAGCTACGGCTGGCCAACGGCGCGCTGCGGCAGTCGCTGACCGACGAACACCCATCCGTCGCCAATACGCCGCAACCGGCCGCTATCTCCAGCCAGGCGGCAGCGCACAACCGCCGCCTGTCCGGCCTGCGCTACCTGCGTACCGGCGATCCGCAGCTGGAACTGGTGCTCGACAAGGTCACGCGCGTACTGGGGCGCGACATTCCGATCATGATCATGGGCGAAACCGGCACCGGCAAGGAACTGCTGGCGCAAGCGATCCACAACGATTCTCCGCGCGCCATGAGTCCTTTCGTGGCGGTGAACTGCGCCTCGATCCCGGAAACGCTGATCGAATCGGAGCTGTTCGGCTACGAAGACGGCGCCTTCACCGGCGCGCGCAAGAAAGGTGCGGTCGGAAAAATCCTGCAAGCGAATGGCGGCACCCTGTTCCTCGACGAGATCGGCGACATGCCATTCAGCCTGCAGGCGCGCCTGCTGCGCGTGCTGCAGGAACGGATGGTCACGCCGCTGGGCAGCGACAAGTCGATCCCCGTCAACGTGGAGCTGATCTGCGCCACCAATCACAACCTGCGCGAACGCATGGCCCGGGGCCAGTTCCGCGAAGACCTGTATTACCGCCTCAATGGCCTGGTGGTGAAACTGCCGCCGCTGCGCGAGCGCACCGACCTCGAAACCGTGGTGAAGAAAATCCTGGCCACGGAATCGGACGGCGGCCGCTACCAGGTGTCGGCCGAAATTCTCACGTTGTTCCGCCAGCACCGCTGGCCCGGCAATTTCCGCCAGCTGACCAACCTGCTGCGCACCGCCATCGTGATGGCTGGCGACGAAACCGACATCGGCCTGCGCCACATGCCCGACGACTTCCTCGACGATATCACCCACGATCAGCCGCAGCAGCAGGAAGCAAACACCGAACGCCTGCTGGCGCACGGCGCCAACCTGGAGGAAATGGAGCAGTCGGTGATCCTCAAGTCGCTCGAAGCGCATGGCGGCAATGTCTCGGCCACCGCGCGCGCGCTGGGCGTCTCGCGCAATACCATTTATCGCAAGCTGCCGCACCTCAAGCATTGA